Proteins from a single region of Rhipicephalus sanguineus isolate Rsan-2018 chromosome 5, BIME_Rsan_1.4, whole genome shotgun sequence:
- the LOC125758527 gene encoding collagen alpha-2(I) chain-like, producing the protein MLRSRRQDLARAKVTETGRAAVPLPAAAFEQGPASDCGPPDACGVTSKVSPRPEGEVLHKGGNAAYPSASSPRGEGHAEEQEAGSSKSKSKKGRRKKNPAGAPALVGGVSVRHKVTETGRAAVPLPAAAFEQGPASGCGPPDACGVTSKVSPRPEGEVLRKSGNAAYPSASSPCGEGHAEEQEAGSSTSKSKKGRRKKNPAGAPALVLVGGVSVRHKVTETGRAAVPLPAATFEQGPASDCGPPDARGVTSKVSPRPEGEVLHKGGNAAYPSASSPRGEGHAEEQEAGSSKSKSKKGRRKKNPAGAPALVGGVSVRHKVTETGRAAVPLPAAAFEQGPASDCGPPDACGVTSKVSPRSEGEVLHKGGNTAYPSASSPCGEGHAEQQETAHYVFANIPV; encoded by the exons ATGCTGAGGAGCAGGAGGCAGGATCTAGCACGAGCAAAA GTGACAGAGACTGGGCGTGCTGCCGTGCCACTGCCCGCTGCTGCTTTTGAGCAGGGCCCAGCTTCTGACTGTGGGCCACCTGACGCCTGTGGCGTGACATCCAAGGTGAGCCCCCGGCCAGAAGGTGAGGTCCTGCACAAGGGCGGCAACGCAGCCTACCCCAGCGCTTCCTCACCTCGTGGTGAAGGCCATGCTGAGGAGCAGGAGGCAGGATCTAGCAAGAGCAAAAGTAAGAAAGGGCGCAGGAAGAAGAATCCTGCAGGTGCTCCTGCACTTGTGGGTGGCGTGAGTGTTCGCCACAAGGTGACAGAGACTGGGCGTGCTGCCGTGCCACTGCCCGCTGCTGCTTTTGAGCAGGGCCCAGCTTCTGGCTGTGGGCCACCTGACGCCTGTGGCGTGACATCCAAGGTGAGCCCCCGGCCAGAAGGTGAGGTCCTGCGCAAGAGCGGGAACGCAGCCTACCCCAGCGCTTCCTCACCTTGTGGTGAAGGCCATGCTGAGGAGCAGGAGGCAGGATCTAGCACGAGCAAAAGTAAGAAAGGGCGCAGGAAGAAGAATCCTGCAGGTGCTCCTGCACTTGTACTTGTGGGTGGCGTGAGTGTTCGCCACAAGGTGACAGAGACTGGGCGTGCTGCCGTGCCACTGCCCGCTGCTACTTTTGAGCAGGGCCCAGCTTCTGACTGTGGGCCACCTGACGCCCGTGGCGTGACATCCAAGGTGAGCCCCCGGCCAGAAGGTGAGGTCCTGCACAAGGGCGGCAACGCAGCCTACCCCAGCGCTTCCTCACCTCGTGGTGAAGGCCATGCTGAGGAGCAGGAGGCAGGATCTAGCAAGAGCAAAAGTAAGAAAGGGCGCAGGAAGAAGAATCCTGCAGGTGCTCCTGCACTTGTGGGTGGCGTGAGTGTTCGCCACAAGGTGACAGAGACTGGGCGTGCTGCCGTGCCACTGCCCGCTGCTGCTTTTGAGCAGGGCCCAGCTTCTGACTGTGGGCCACCTGACGCCTGTGGCGTGACATCCAAGGTGAGCCCCCGGTCAGAAGGTGAGGTCCTGCACAAGGGCGGCAACACAGCCTACCCCAGCGCTTCCTCACCTTGTGGTGAAGGCCATGCTGAGCAGCAGGAG aCTGCCCActacgtctttgcaaacatcccagtatga